The Chryseobacterium sp. 52 genome includes a region encoding these proteins:
- a CDS encoding porin family protein, whose translation MKKLFLGLAVAAGMMTFAQETKTVSTDPIKKEKQPIRFGIKAGGNSSYFSEQKLSLDNQKIGFHAGVLVNIPLSQKFSLQPEVLYNQLGARSVISSTDVTTGATNVKTKSEYKSTMNYISVPLMVQMRATEKFYVEAGPEFSYFINGKNSGDSSIATTTGGVTTTQSVSNSEDINKDNINKFNLGLGLGLGYDITQNIGINARYINSLTDMRNQKPEGTEPLNHRAFQLGLNYKF comes from the coding sequence ATGAAGAAGTTATTTCTAGGGCTGGCAGTTGCTGCTGGCATGATGACATTTGCTCAGGAAACAAAAACAGTAAGTACAGATCCAATCAAAAAGGAAAAACAACCTATCAGATTTGGTATTAAAGCAGGAGGAAACTCATCTTATTTCAGTGAGCAGAAATTAAGTCTTGATAACCAGAAAATAGGATTCCATGCAGGGGTTTTAGTTAATATTCCACTATCTCAGAAATTCAGTTTACAGCCAGAGGTTTTATATAACCAGTTAGGAGCAAGAAGTGTGATCTCTTCTACGGATGTAACAACCGGTGCTACCAACGTTAAAACGAAAAGCGAGTACAAGTCTACCATGAACTATATTTCGGTTCCTTTAATGGTACAAATGAGAGCTACTGAAAAATTTTATGTAGAAGCAGGACCTGAGTTCAGTTATTTCATCAACGGTAAAAACTCTGGAGACAGCAGTATCGCTACGACGACAGGAGGTGTTACTACCACGCAGTCGGTGTCTAACTCTGAGGACATTAATAAGGATAACATCAACAAGTTCAATTTAGGCCTTGGTTTAGGTCTTGGATATGATATTACCCAAAACATAGGAATCAATGCAAGATATATCAACAGTCTTACAGATATGAGAAATCAAAAGCCTGAAGGTACTGAACCATTGAACCACAGAGCATTTCAGCTTGGTCTGAATTATAAGTTCTAA
- the purF gene encoding amidophosphoribosyltransferase, producing the protein MKSLDIHKSEYLKQFKDQTYGRNLFRTQEEERLDAPNEECGIFGMYSDNDLDTFSLSQFGLFALQHRGQEACGISVLKDGKITNMKDEGLVLDVYKEIQEPEAFMGNSAIGHTRYTTAGDKKKYNFQPFFAKNEYDQIILSIAHNGNLTNAKELKHELEAEGVVFRATSDSEVILRLIQKNLDLGLRGAIKATMEKIEGAYSVVGMTRNKFFAFRDFNGIRPLVLGAVDEKTYVVASESVALDAVGAQYVRDILPGEIIYTNENEPGKLQSYMVNEERGKQRICSFEYIYFARPDSTLENINVYEIREKSGEKIWEQAPVEADIVIGVPDSGVPAAIGFSKASGIPFRPVLIKNRYIGRSFIVPTQEMRERVVNLKLNPIISEIKDKRVVIIDDSIVRGTTSKRLVKILKDAGVKEIHFRSVSPPIIAPCYLGIDTPSKDDLISANMTTEELRDYLGVDSLEFLSTDSLKEILGSSNHCFGCFTEEYPVGKGEEVELFN; encoded by the coding sequence ATGAAAAGTTTAGACATTCATAAGAGTGAATATTTAAAACAGTTTAAAGACCAGACCTACGGGCGGAATCTTTTCAGAACCCAGGAAGAGGAAAGACTGGACGCTCCCAATGAGGAGTGCGGGATCTTCGGAATGTATTCTGATAATGATCTGGATACGTTTTCTCTTTCACAATTCGGACTTTTTGCTCTTCAGCACAGAGGACAGGAAGCCTGTGGTATTTCCGTTTTAAAAGACGGGAAAATCACGAATATGAAGGATGAAGGACTGGTTTTAGACGTTTATAAAGAAATTCAGGAACCAGAGGCTTTTATGGGAAATTCTGCAATCGGGCATACACGTTATACCACTGCAGGAGATAAAAAGAAGTATAATTTTCAGCCGTTTTTCGCAAAAAACGAGTACGATCAGATTATACTTTCTATAGCGCATAACGGTAACCTTACCAATGCGAAAGAATTAAAACATGAGTTGGAAGCTGAAGGCGTAGTCTTTAGAGCGACTTCCGATTCTGAGGTTATTTTAAGATTAATTCAGAAAAATCTTGACTTAGGACTTCGTGGAGCTATTAAAGCAACAATGGAGAAAATTGAAGGCGCTTATTCCGTAGTGGGAATGACGAGAAATAAATTCTTTGCCTTCAGAGATTTCAACGGAATCCGTCCACTGGTTTTAGGAGCCGTTGATGAGAAAACTTATGTTGTGGCTTCTGAATCCGTAGCATTGGATGCTGTAGGTGCTCAGTATGTACGTGATATTCTTCCGGGAGAAATCATTTATACCAATGAAAATGAGCCTGGAAAACTTCAGTCTTATATGGTAAATGAAGAAAGAGGGAAGCAGAGAATCTGTTCTTTTGAATACATTTATTTTGCAAGACCTGACTCTACCCTGGAAAACATCAATGTCTATGAAATCAGGGAGAAATCCGGTGAGAAAATCTGGGAACAGGCACCTGTAGAGGCTGATATCGTTATTGGAGTTCCTGACTCAGGCGTTCCTGCTGCTATTGGCTTTTCAAAAGCTTCAGGGATACCTTTCCGTCCGGTTCTGATCAAAAACAGATACATCGGAAGAAGTTTCATTGTTCCTACACAGGAAATGAGAGAAAGGGTCGTAAACCTTAAGCTTAACCCGATTATTTCTGAGATCAAAGATAAAAGAGTTGTCATCATCGATGACTCCATTGTAAGAGGAACGACTTCCAAGAGATTGGTGAAAATATTGAAAGATGCAGGCGTAAAAGAGATTCACTTCAGAAGTGTTTCTCCACCTATTATTGCACCGTGCTACTTAGGAATTGATACCCCTTCAAAAGATGATCTGATTTCAGCCAATATGACGACTGAAGAACTTAGAGATTATCTGGGTGTAGATTCTTTAGAATTTTTAAGTACAGATAGCCTGAAAGAAATTTTAGGATCTTCCAACCATTGCTTCGGATGTTTTACAGAAGAATATCCGGTAGGAAAAGGAGAGGAGGTAGAATTATTTAATTAA
- a CDS encoding glycerophosphodiester phosphodiesterase family protein — MKNVFLTGAFLVLTQWYSSQSFDNQAHRGGKSLYPENTIPAMKNALKMNVTTLEMDLAITKDKKVILSHDAFLSPELTTKPDGTYIPKDSGFYYKIYDMSYAKIQTFDVGLKKLDHYPDQKKMKVQKPLFTDVIDACEAYSRELKRPLPFYNIETKTRPFSDNIFHPEPKEFVDLMMKIIVKKGIQDRVIIQSFDPRTLEIIHKQYPKIMTALLVEKVDDKKIAQQQTHFENIQTVKFRQYPNHLNGVAGDMKFLSFTPTIYSPDHTLVTSKLVQECHALGMKVIPWTVNTKERLKELKNMGIDGVISDDPRVFE, encoded by the coding sequence ATGAAGAACGTATTTTTAACAGGTGCTTTTTTAGTCCTTACCCAATGGTATTCCTCTCAGTCCTTCGATAATCAGGCACACCGCGGCGGAAAGTCCCTGTATCCCGAAAATACAATTCCGGCAATGAAGAATGCCCTGAAAATGAATGTCACGACGTTGGAAATGGATCTTGCGATCACAAAGGACAAAAAAGTAATTCTTTCCCATGATGCTTTCCTTTCACCTGAGTTGACCACAAAGCCGGATGGAACTTATATTCCGAAAGACTCAGGGTTTTACTATAAAATTTATGATATGTCCTATGCAAAGATTCAGACATTTGACGTAGGCTTAAAAAAACTTGATCACTATCCTGACCAAAAGAAGATGAAGGTTCAGAAACCTCTCTTTACAGACGTCATAGATGCATGTGAGGCTTACTCGCGTGAACTGAAAAGACCTTTGCCTTTTTATAATATAGAAACGAAAACACGCCCTTTTTCTGACAATATATTTCATCCGGAACCTAAGGAATTTGTAGATCTGATGATGAAAATTATTGTGAAAAAAGGGATTCAGGACCGGGTAATTATTCAGTCGTTCGATCCCAGGACACTGGAAATCATTCATAAGCAGTATCCTAAGATCATGACGGCTTTGCTGGTAGAAAAAGTGGATGATAAAAAAATAGCGCAGCAGCAGACTCATTTCGAAAATATACAGACCGTAAAATTCAGGCAGTATCCCAATCATTTGAATGGTGTGGCCGGAGATATGAAATTTCTAAGTTTTACCCCAACCATTTACAGCCCTGATCATACACTCGTTACTTCAAAGCTTGTACAGGAATGTCATGCATTGGGTATGAAAGTGATCCCATGGACCGTGAATACCAAAGAAAGATTAAAAGAATTAAAAAATATGGGAATAGACGGAGTGATCAGTGATGATCCGCGGGTATTCGAATAA
- the purC gene encoding phosphoribosylaminoimidazolesuccinocarboxamide synthase: MEKKEMLYEGKAKQVFATDNPDQVVVRFKDDATAFNAQKRGSVDLKGEMNNAITTLIFEYLNEKGIKTHFIKQLDEREQLVKKVSIIPLEMVVRNYSAGSMAQRLGVEEGIKSPVTIFDICYKKDELGDPLINDHHAVFLGAATYEELDEMYELTSDINEILIDLFDKMNIILVDFKIELGKTSEGEIILADEISPDTCRLWDKDTMKKLDKDRFRRDLGEVTEAYVEIYNRLKTLLNK; the protein is encoded by the coding sequence ATGGAAAAGAAAGAAATGTTGTACGAAGGGAAAGCAAAACAAGTATTTGCTACCGATAATCCTGATCAAGTAGTCGTACGTTTCAAAGACGATGCTACAGCATTTAATGCTCAAAAAAGAGGATCTGTTGATTTGAAAGGTGAAATGAATAACGCCATTACCACTTTGATTTTTGAATATTTAAATGAAAAAGGGATTAAAACTCATTTCATTAAGCAATTGGACGAAAGAGAGCAGCTGGTAAAAAAAGTATCTATCATTCCATTGGAAATGGTAGTAAGAAACTACTCTGCAGGAAGTATGGCTCAAAGATTAGGGGTGGAAGAAGGAATCAAATCTCCGGTGACCATCTTTGATATCTGCTACAAAAAAGACGAATTGGGAGATCCGCTTATCAATGATCACCATGCCGTTTTCTTAGGAGCAGCTACCTATGAAGAACTTGATGAAATGTATGAGCTTACTTCTGATATCAACGAGATTTTAATTGATCTTTTTGATAAAATGAATATTATCCTGGTAGATTTCAAAATTGAATTAGGAAAAACTTCAGAGGGTGAAATCATCCTTGCAGACGAAATCTCTCCGGATACGTGCAGACTTTGGGATAAAGATACCATGAAGAAACTGGACAAAGACAGATTCAGAAGAGATCTTGGAGAAGTTACAGAAGCTTACGTGGAGATCTACAACAGACTGAAAACCTTACTTAATAAGTAA
- a CDS encoding endonuclease gives MKKLLLPIILISSLAAAQAPAGYYDGTVGLSGYALKSKLHDIIAEKNVNWNYSDLPNLYNQTDLDKYYDHGPGNTTILLDMYSEIPTGTDAYEYTSANLISTSGAEGLGYNREHAVPQSTFNSNYPMYSDLHFVIPTDARINQLRNNYPYGVGNSTVHYTFTNTSRIANSAIPNYAYTNRVYEPVAEFRGDIARMLLYFAIRYENKLPSFNYFTNINPAIDRSPFDGTAERAFDPEYIAMLIQWHTQDPVSQREIDRNNAIYAIQKNRNPLIDNPQWVNAIWVQIPDAVSPQAPVNLAVSQTGAYFANLNWSPSTSSDVIGYNIYQNGVLVATTKSTSIVIDHLTPSTSYSFTVKAYDQGYLQSVDSNAITAPTLAPDTNSKDIFIIKYIEGTGNSKALEIVNKTGHEVDLNNYSIRVQYYNNSSGSYYYGNSFELEGKIPNNQNFVIMNPKSALSCYTNNDARFLTAGEALTFAGTQYVELAYKSTTVDAIGSKFVSNSYGDISLYRKSTINQPTSTFTLGEWDSYPVNYCQNLGGTLSTIDLITSNKEFKIYPNPVHDDLFVSGETQDIKVAQVLDVSGKVIYTEKEPFRNKKNISLQNLSAGFYFLKLDEKVYQFIKK, from the coding sequence ATGAAAAAACTTCTACTACCTATTATTTTGATTTCGTCACTTGCAGCAGCTCAGGCGCCAGCAGGATACTATGACGGAACAGTGGGACTTAGCGGCTATGCGCTGAAGTCTAAGTTGCATGATATTATTGCTGAAAAGAATGTCAACTGGAACTACAGTGATTTACCTAACCTGTATAATCAGACAGATTTAGATAAATATTATGATCATGGACCAGGTAATACTACGATCTTGCTTGATATGTATTCCGAAATCCCTACCGGAACTGATGCTTATGAGTATACATCGGCCAACTTAATAAGTACATCAGGAGCTGAAGGATTGGGATACAACAGGGAACATGCTGTGCCGCAAAGTACTTTTAACAGTAACTATCCAATGTATTCTGATTTACACTTTGTGATTCCTACAGATGCAAGAATTAATCAGTTACGGAATAATTATCCTTACGGGGTGGGTAACTCTACAGTACATTATACCTTTACAAACACGTCCAGAATTGCTAACAGTGCGATTCCTAATTATGCCTATACCAATAGGGTTTATGAGCCGGTTGCTGAATTTAGAGGTGATATTGCACGAATGCTCTTATATTTTGCAATACGATATGAAAATAAGCTGCCATCATTTAATTATTTCACCAATATTAATCCTGCGATAGACAGATCTCCTTTTGATGGAACGGCAGAAAGGGCTTTTGACCCGGAATATATTGCAATGCTTATTCAATGGCATACTCAGGATCCTGTTTCTCAGCGGGAGATTGACAGAAATAATGCTATATATGCCATCCAGAAAAACAGAAATCCTCTCATTGATAATCCACAGTGGGTAAACGCTATTTGGGTACAGATTCCGGATGCAGTATCACCTCAGGCTCCAGTTAATCTTGCGGTTTCGCAGACCGGAGCTTATTTTGCCAATTTAAATTGGTCACCAAGTACAAGTTCAGATGTTATAGGATATAATATTTATCAGAATGGTGTTTTAGTGGCCACCACAAAATCTACATCAATAGTAATTGATCATCTGACACCTTCTACCTCTTATTCTTTTACAGTAAAAGCATATGATCAAGGCTATCTGCAATCTGTTGACAGTAATGCAATTACGGCACCTACATTAGCTCCTGATACCAATTCTAAAGATATCTTTATAATTAAATATATTGAAGGGACAGGAAATAGCAAGGCTCTGGAAATTGTAAACAAGACAGGTCATGAAGTAGACTTAAACAATTACAGCATAAGAGTGCAGTACTACAACAATTCAAGTGGTTCTTATTATTATGGCAACAGTTTTGAACTTGAGGGAAAAATACCCAATAACCAAAATTTTGTCATTATGAACCCTAAATCTGCATTATCATGTTACACCAATAATGATGCACGTTTTCTTACAGCAGGTGAAGCATTGACTTTTGCAGGAACCCAATATGTAGAGCTGGCCTATAAATCAACAACGGTTGATGCTATAGGAAGTAAATTCGTAAGCAATTCATATGGAGATATTTCTCTTTACAGAAAAAGTACCATCAACCAGCCAACCAGCACATTTACTTTAGGAGAGTGGGATTCCTATCCTGTGAATTATTGCCAGAACCTTGGAGGAACTTTATCTACGATTGATCTTATTACTTCAAATAAAGAATTTAAAATATATCCGAACCCGGTTCATGATGATCTTTTTGTAAGCGGAGAAACTCAGGATATTAAGGTGGCTCAGGTACTGGATGTTTCAGGAAAAGTGATTTATACTGAAAAAGAACCTTTTAGAAATAAGAAGAATATTTCTCTTCAGAATCTTTCTGCAGGTTTTTATTTCTTAAAACTTGATGAAAAAGTGTATCAGTTTATCAAAAAATAA
- a CDS encoding four helix bundle protein — translation MVLTELPIEEKFGLQSQIRRCSVSIPSNIAEGAGRNNKNEFYQFLGIAFGSTYELQTQLLLIDLNFISEAKIAPLKELLTEIQKMIYSLKESLKL, via the coding sequence TTGGTTTTAACCGAACTGCCCATTGAAGAAAAATTTGGCTTACAATCTCAAATCAGAAGATGTTCCGTTTCAATACCGTCTAATATCGCTGAAGGAGCAGGAAGGAATAATAAAAATGAGTTCTATCAATTTCTTGGAATTGCATTTGGTTCTACTTATGAGTTGCAGACCCAATTGTTATTAATCGATTTGAATTTTATTTCTGAGGCTAAAATAGCTCCTTTAAAAGAACTTCTGACTGAAATTCAAAAAATGATATACTCATTAAAAGAAAGTTTAAAATTATAA
- a CDS encoding DUF3307 domain-containing protein, which yields MIFTKLILAHLLGDFILQPNSWVADKERRKLKSPYLYLHVLIHTVLSFIFLWNTEFWWISLLVGISHFIIDASKLIFQTVKNKKNWFFIDQLLHILVIAGISFYCKEFSFDFLNQQEFLKILMAALFLTTPASIFIKILLSSWTPVPETQSSIQTESLSSAGKYIGILERLLVFTFIMVNHWEGVGFMIAAKSVFRFSDLAQAKQRKLTEYVLIGTLLSFGLAVLTGILIK from the coding sequence ATGATCTTTACTAAACTCATATTGGCACATCTACTCGGAGATTTTATTCTTCAGCCAAACTCTTGGGTTGCAGATAAAGAACGCCGTAAGCTGAAAAGCCCGTATTTGTACCTGCATGTTCTGATTCATACTGTTTTAAGTTTTATTTTTCTCTGGAATACTGAATTCTGGTGGATTTCACTGCTTGTGGGAATCTCCCATTTTATCATTGATGCCTCCAAACTGATCTTTCAAACGGTAAAAAATAAAAAAAACTGGTTTTTCATTGATCAGTTACTCCATATTCTTGTGATTGCAGGAATCTCATTCTATTGTAAAGAATTCAGCTTCGACTTTCTGAATCAACAGGAATTTTTAAAAATATTGATGGCAGCATTGTTTCTGACAACGCCGGCTTCCATTTTTATTAAGATATTGTTGTCTTCATGGACTCCGGTTCCGGAAACACAGAGCAGCATACAAACCGAATCTCTATCGAGTGCCGGAAAATATATAGGAATTTTGGAACGTCTTCTTGTTTTCACTTTTATTATGGTGAATCATTGGGAGGGCGTAGGCTTTATGATTGCTGCAAAATCGGTCTTCAGGTTCAGCGATCTGGCACAGGCTAAACAGAGAAAGCTCACGGAGTATGTGCTGATAGGTACGCTGTTAAGTTTTGGGCTGGCTGTTTTAACGGGAATTTTAATTAAGTAA
- a CDS encoding porin family protein, giving the protein MKKLILGLAFAGSLLTHAQEKTKSTSPITFGVKAGLNASTLTKSDGNYGYDSDYNNDQKLKPGFNAGVFVNIPVAAKFSVQPELLFSQLGSKTEEETKSSNSYRSEYDYKKTLSYLTLPLMVQYNILPQLYVEAGPEFGFLLGGKDKGDLTTIKTSGSTTTTEKTTFSNKINKDFYNKFNFGIGIGAGYYFTQNFGVTARFTAGITDIYKHNSGDAVRNNAFQVGVAYKFK; this is encoded by the coding sequence ATGAAAAAACTAATTTTAGGATTAGCATTCGCAGGAAGTCTTTTGACACATGCACAGGAAAAAACTAAATCTACTTCTCCTATTACATTTGGGGTTAAAGCAGGGTTAAATGCTTCTACTCTAACTAAATCAGATGGGAATTATGGTTATGATTCTGATTATAATAATGACCAGAAACTAAAGCCTGGTTTTAATGCAGGGGTATTTGTTAATATTCCGGTAGCAGCAAAATTCAGTGTTCAACCGGAACTTCTTTTCAGCCAATTAGGTTCAAAAACAGAAGAAGAGACTAAATCTTCTAATAGCTACAGATCTGAATATGATTACAAAAAGACCTTGAGCTATCTTACTTTACCATTAATGGTGCAGTATAATATCCTTCCTCAGCTTTATGTAGAAGCAGGACCTGAATTTGGGTTTCTTTTAGGTGGGAAAGATAAAGGAGATCTTACGACTATTAAAACTTCTGGAAGTACTACGACTACTGAAAAAACAACTTTCTCTAACAAGATCAATAAAGATTTTTACAATAAATTCAATTTCGGAATTGGTATTGGAGCTGGATATTACTTTACTCAGAACTTTGGGGTAACTGCCAGATTTACTGCAGGTATTACAGATATCTATAAGCACAACAGCGGAGATGCAGTGAGAAATAATGCATTCCAGGTTGGGGTAGCCTATAAATTCAAATAA
- a CDS encoding SatD family protein, protein MIAVITGDIINSQHADTEVWITRLKNLLENWGSSPLAWEIYRGDEFQFKCSIDEVFWRFLAIKSLIRSQENLDVRIAIGIGEENFSSEKITESNGTAYVHSGRLLNDLKSDGHTVSIKTSNDSVDRDLNILLKWSSKDFDNWTVATAEIIHEMIMNQDITQEDLAKKFAISQSSVSQRLKRANYELIVETNQYFRKKISEL, encoded by the coding sequence ATGATAGCGGTCATCACCGGTGATATTATAAATTCACAGCATGCAGACACGGAAGTTTGGATCACCAGACTCAAGAATCTCCTGGAAAACTGGGGAAGTTCACCGCTCGCATGGGAAATCTACAGAGGAGATGAGTTTCAGTTCAAATGTAGTATAGATGAAGTCTTCTGGCGTTTTCTAGCCATAAAGTCTCTTATAAGAAGTCAGGAAAATTTAGATGTAAGGATTGCCATAGGCATTGGTGAAGAGAATTTTTCCTCTGAAAAGATCACCGAGTCCAACGGAACGGCTTATGTGCACTCCGGACGGTTGCTGAATGATCTTAAAAGTGACGGGCACACCGTTTCTATAAAGACCTCAAATGACTCTGTAGACAGAGATTTAAATATCCTGCTGAAATGGTCTTCAAAAGATTTTGACAACTGGACGGTAGCTACCGCAGAGATCATTCACGAAATGATCATGAATCAGGATATCACACAGGAAGACCTCGCCAAGAAATTTGCTATTTCACAGTCCTCGGTAAGCCAGAGACTGAAACGCGCCAACTACGAGCTTATCGTAGAAACGAATCAATATTTTAGAAAGAAAATCTCAGAACTGTAA